The DNA window CCCCTGCTTGCACCTCATTATTTAGATATGGGAGTCGATCCAGAAGCCTTACACAGAACGGTTTCCATTTCTTCAGGTTCACTCGATTCAATGCCGCAGGGTGGTTATGTCGTAACGACTATTCGCTCAATTGCAGGTGAAACACATAAAGATGCGTATCCTGCATTTGGTGCATTAACCGTTGTCGTGCCACTCATTGGTGCTGCACTGGCAGTTGTATTATTCTCACTTGGATTATAAGATGAAACTGCCCAACAAACTTTCGGTTCCTTGTTTGTTGGGCAGTTTGCGTGAGACAGTCAAACGATAGAGGGGTGTAAGGGATGGAAAAAATTTCAATTCTCGGAGCAGGAACGATGGGACACTCAATTGCTTTATCGGCAGCATGGGCCGGCGAAACCGTAACGGTTTATGGCATCGATGAACAAGATCTTAGCAATGCGGATAGAGGATTACATAACAAACTCAAAGTCATGACAGACAATAAACTGGTTACTGTCGACCAAGCAGAAGAAATTAGACAACGAATTCAATTGACCACTTTTTTTGAAAAAGCTATTTTGAACTCGACGTTCATTATCGAAGTTGTACCCGAAGTATTGGAACTGAAAAAAGAACTTTATAGTCGATTGGAAACGTTGATCAGCGATGACGTGATCATTGCCAGCAACACCTCAGGATTTAAACCGAGTTTATTGGCTGAAGAGATGCGGCTACCCGCTCGCTTTGTCGTAACGCATTTTTGGAATCCAGGACATCTTATTCCTTTAGTAGAAGTAGTTAAGGGGGAGCAGACAGATGAAAAGACTGTTGAGCGAGCAATGGCTGTTTTAAAAGAAATGAACAAAAAAGCAATTTTGCTCCATAAGGAAATTCCAGGATTTATCGGCAATCGTCTGCAATATGCCTTGTTCCGTGAAGCGCAAGCTTTACTGGATGCTGGAGTTGCTTCAAAAGAAGATATTGATGCAGCTGTCACGTATAGCATTGGGCGTAGGTTGCCGGTAACCGGACCACTTATGACTGCGGATATGGGAGGGCTTGACGTCTTCTCGGCAATCTCTAACTATTTGTTTGAAGAGCTAGCGACAGATCAGCGATCAGGCGAAACGCTGTCCACACTTGTAGTTGAAAACAAGCTTGGGGATAAAACAGGAGAAGGGTTTTATTCGTGGGAGCCTGATGTTTCGGCAAAATTAAATAAAGAACGAGAACAGACCTTAATTCACTTTTTGAAAAAGGATTTAAAGGCAGGTGCCTCAGAATGACTGCCTATTTTTCTGAACTTGAAAACAAAACAGTAATCGTCACAGGGGGCAGCAAAGGAATCGGTAAAGACATTGCGTTGACTTTCGCAAAACTAAAAGCCAATGTGGTGATTTCTGGACGAGACGCAACAGTTCTCAAAGCGTCTTTGAAGGAACTACAAGAATACAATCCGAAATGCCTCGCAGTTTCCGGGGATTTGAGTGATATCGGGGAAGTTCAGAAACTGATTGATAAAG is part of the Planococcus kocurii genome and encodes:
- a CDS encoding 3-hydroxyacyl-CoA dehydrogenase family protein; the protein is MEKISILGAGTMGHSIALSAAWAGETVTVYGIDEQDLSNADRGLHNKLKVMTDNKLVTVDQAEEIRQRIQLTTFFEKAILNSTFIIEVVPEVLELKKELYSRLETLISDDVIIASNTSGFKPSLLAEEMRLPARFVVTHFWNPGHLIPLVEVVKGEQTDEKTVERAMAVLKEMNKKAILLHKEIPGFIGNRLQYALFREAQALLDAGVASKEDIDAAVTYSIGRRLPVTGPLMTADMGGLDVFSAISNYLFEELATDQRSGETLSTLVVENKLGDKTGEGFYSWEPDVSAKLNKEREQTLIHFLKKDLKAGASE